The Verrucomicrobium spinosum DSM 4136 = JCM 18804 genome includes a region encoding these proteins:
- a CDS encoding glycosyltransferase — MMTNTYLPLVGGVARSVSTFAEEYRKQRHKVLVVAPTFEGRPPPKRYESYVERVPAIQNFNGSDFSVCLPMAGALNERLDSFQADIIHAHHPFLLGATALRVGASKNVPVVFTHHTRYEDYTHYVPFDSPAFREVAVNLSTQFANLCDGVIAPSESIATMIKERGVESPVKVVPTGIDIKAFSSGDGRGMRKKLKIPDDAFVVGHLGRLAAEKNLEYLAGAVGIFLKINPGARFLVVGSGPAEETVRAALTREGVADRLHLAGKLTGPRLAAAYHAMDVFAFASMSETQGLVLAEAMAAGLPVVALDAPGAREVLKDGVNGIQLPADAEVQTFAKALTQLHDDPAMRETCAMAARETANVFSKERCAKMALDFYAEVRRGTLRQRKEIEQSPWGTLVERLGVEWRLITERADAVVSALMV; from the coding sequence ATGATGACCAACACCTACCTCCCCCTTGTGGGCGGGGTGGCCCGCTCGGTGAGCACCTTTGCGGAGGAATACCGGAAACAGCGCCACAAGGTGCTGGTGGTGGCGCCTACATTTGAGGGGCGGCCCCCACCGAAGCGGTACGAGTCCTACGTGGAGCGGGTGCCGGCGATCCAGAACTTCAACGGAAGCGATTTTTCCGTCTGTCTGCCCATGGCAGGAGCCCTCAATGAGCGGTTGGACTCATTTCAGGCCGACATCATCCATGCCCACCACCCATTCCTGCTTGGGGCCACCGCACTCCGGGTGGGAGCCAGCAAGAACGTGCCGGTCGTCTTCACCCACCACACGCGGTACGAGGACTACACCCACTATGTGCCGTTTGATTCGCCAGCATTTCGCGAGGTCGCGGTCAATCTGTCCACCCAGTTTGCCAATCTCTGTGACGGCGTGATTGCTCCCAGCGAGAGCATTGCTACGATGATCAAGGAGCGTGGGGTGGAGTCGCCGGTCAAGGTGGTTCCCACCGGTATAGATATCAAGGCCTTCTCCTCAGGGGACGGTCGGGGGATGAGGAAAAAACTGAAGATCCCGGATGATGCCTTTGTGGTGGGCCACCTGGGCCGGCTCGCTGCGGAAAAGAATCTGGAGTACCTGGCCGGAGCCGTGGGGATCTTCCTGAAGATCAATCCGGGGGCCAGATTCCTGGTGGTGGGCAGCGGCCCTGCGGAGGAGACAGTGCGGGCCGCGCTCACCCGGGAGGGAGTGGCAGACCGGCTCCATCTGGCGGGCAAATTGACGGGCCCAAGGCTGGCGGCCGCGTATCATGCCATGGATGTGTTCGCGTTCGCCTCGATGAGTGAAACTCAGGGGCTCGTGCTTGCAGAGGCCATGGCCGCAGGATTGCCCGTGGTGGCGTTGGATGCTCCGGGAGCCAGGGAAGTCTTGAAAGATGGGGTGAATGGAATTCAGCTCCCTGCTGATGCAGAGGTCCAGACATTTGCCAAGGCTCTGACGCAGTTGCATGACGACCCGGCAATGCGCGAGACCTGCGCCATGGCTGCCCGCGAGACCGCCAATGTCTTCTCGAAAGAGCGATGCGCCAAGATGGCGCTGGACTTCTATGCGGAGGTGAGACGCGGGACCCTGCGTCAGCGCAAGGAGATCGAACAAAGCCCCTGGGGCACCCTGGTGGAGCGTCTCGGCGTGGAGTGGCGGCTCATTACGGAACGGGCAGATGCCGTAGTCAGTGCGCTGATGGTATGA
- a CDS encoding ATP-binding response regulator — MQVLSSGVAISGLVLVVDDQVRNLQMVTNLLTHRGFEVITASGGREALNCLATKIPDLILLDVIMPEMDGFEVCRQIKSNRATSHVPVVFLSGSADQSSIVRGFETGGVDYIAKPFNKAELLARVLTHVQLVQAQRRHEAHLMEHNRTLGMIAEEWHQPLQHIALLTKKIAGLHRPGETSLAMEANAQVESMLTSVERFLHKQSREQAGLHDSSANTEQITSNLETLAGRWYLTAKRKCVDMRITSPSQEPLVAASPFAVRQIVDALLSNAIHHTPRDGMIQVTINRNNGQVLFQVEDNGAGFPDDYLKEPFHPYVRGQDQSDAAALGLGLAAAKRTADRIGATFSISNSTQGGALATVSFPLPAALVSFADPALAGAGA; from the coding sequence ATGCAGGTCTTGTCTTCAGGCGTGGCGATTAGCGGATTGGTACTGGTGGTGGATGATCAGGTCCGGAACCTCCAAATGGTGACCAATCTGCTCACGCATCGTGGATTTGAGGTCATTACCGCCTCGGGAGGCCGGGAGGCCCTGAACTGCCTCGCGACCAAGATCCCCGACCTCATTCTTCTGGATGTGATCATGCCGGAGATGGACGGCTTTGAAGTATGCCGTCAGATCAAGAGCAACCGGGCTACAAGCCATGTCCCTGTGGTGTTCCTCTCGGGCAGTGCCGATCAGTCTTCCATTGTACGCGGATTTGAAACTGGGGGTGTGGACTACATCGCCAAACCGTTTAACAAAGCCGAGTTGCTTGCCCGCGTGCTCACGCATGTGCAACTGGTGCAGGCCCAGCGCCGTCATGAGGCGCATCTTATGGAGCACAATCGCACACTCGGCATGATCGCAGAGGAGTGGCATCAGCCTCTCCAGCACATTGCCCTGCTGACAAAAAAAATCGCTGGACTCCATCGCCCGGGGGAGACATCGCTGGCCATGGAGGCGAACGCCCAGGTGGAATCCATGCTCACCTCCGTAGAACGCTTTCTGCACAAGCAATCGCGGGAGCAGGCAGGTCTTCATGACTCTTCCGCCAACACGGAACAAATCACCTCGAACCTGGAGACCCTGGCCGGCCGCTGGTATCTCACAGCCAAGCGCAAATGTGTGGACATGCGCATCACCAGCCCTTCGCAGGAGCCGCTGGTAGCGGCCTCCCCTTTCGCAGTGAGACAGATTGTAGATGCCCTCCTCTCCAATGCCATCCATCACACCCCCAGAGACGGCATGATCCAGGTAACCATCAACCGCAACAATGGGCAGGTTCTCTTCCAGGTCGAGGACAACGGGGCAGGGTTTCCGGATGATTATTTAAAGGAACCGTTCCACCCCTACGTGCGAGGTCAGGACCAGTCTGATGCAGCGGCCCTCGGCCTGGGACTCGCCGCCGCCAAGCGCACCGCAGACCGCATTGGTGCCACTTTCTCCATCAGCAATTCCACCCAAGGAGGGGCACTCGCCACCGTGAGCTTCCCCCTCCCGGCGGCATTGGTATCGTTTGCAGATCCGGCTCTGGCCGGAGCCGGTGCCTGA
- a CDS encoding 4-alpha-glucanotransferase, with protein MSAPTFNKNLAGLLVPVFALRHANDFGIGDTLAMKEAVTFCKENRLAVLQTLPIHETIGDHSPYNPISSRALSPALLDLSPANVPGLTDGVLSHFAPGAWLAQLREGTVKHHTVQLLKLHILLAAFHRFKAAQAENVDLWHEFEEFQKNAADWLPVYTLYRLLIREYEGNPNWTQWRPEHHRVEAAEGWFESHPERRYLTELRQGFAYVQWVAWRQWQEVRRHADACGVMLMGEMSFGVSKSSVDVWASPELFDVEWNMGTRPIVYFDTNKDSERWGQNWGLPPYRWENHRSSGFAWLRGRIASERQFFHICRLDHLRGYFRAYMFPWAGGARHTEFATLTDDEVLRRTGGRMPRFVPGPDEDPVSARMNELQGHEIISVMKEAAGEMHLIAEIMGNMPDYMRRTLDDLGVANLVFPQLERTDDRTLLPPSTYRRPSLGAYANHDHAPLAALYEHLQAGAKADLHGDAAKDLANLLGFAGWSAPAPDTLTDELLLALQEALFKTPCDLTVLMSSDLLGTPQRFNLPGSYGTETWNERLDHPLSTFAKHPVFGPRISRVRELIQRTHRLPEQG; from the coding sequence ATGTCCGCCCCCACCTTCAACAAGAATCTCGCGGGACTCCTCGTGCCCGTCTTCGCCCTCCGTCACGCCAATGACTTTGGCATCGGCGACACTCTGGCCATGAAAGAAGCCGTGACTTTCTGCAAAGAGAATCGCCTCGCGGTGCTGCAGACCCTTCCCATTCATGAGACGATTGGCGACCACAGTCCCTACAACCCCATTTCATCCCGCGCACTCTCCCCAGCCCTGCTGGACCTCTCTCCAGCCAATGTACCGGGGCTCACGGACGGCGTGCTCAGCCACTTCGCACCGGGTGCCTGGCTGGCACAACTCCGCGAAGGGACAGTGAAACACCACACGGTGCAACTCTTGAAGTTGCACATTCTACTGGCCGCGTTTCATCGTTTCAAGGCTGCGCAGGCGGAGAATGTCGACCTCTGGCATGAGTTCGAGGAATTTCAGAAGAATGCGGCAGACTGGCTGCCGGTTTACACCCTGTACCGCCTGCTCATCCGGGAATATGAGGGCAATCCGAACTGGACCCAGTGGCGGCCGGAGCACCACCGGGTAGAGGCTGCTGAAGGGTGGTTCGAGTCCCACCCGGAGCGGCGGTATCTCACCGAGCTGCGCCAGGGTTTCGCCTATGTGCAGTGGGTGGCCTGGCGTCAGTGGCAGGAGGTCCGCCGCCATGCAGACGCCTGTGGCGTGATGCTCATGGGAGAAATGTCCTTCGGCGTCTCAAAATCCAGTGTCGATGTGTGGGCCAGTCCAGAGCTGTTCGATGTGGAGTGGAACATGGGGACGAGACCCATCGTGTACTTCGATACCAACAAGGACTCCGAGCGGTGGGGCCAGAACTGGGGGCTTCCGCCTTACCGGTGGGAGAACCACCGATCCAGCGGCTTCGCCTGGCTCCGTGGGCGCATCGCCTCGGAGCGCCAGTTCTTTCACATCTGCCGGCTGGATCATCTCAGGGGTTACTTCCGGGCCTACATGTTCCCCTGGGCTGGCGGAGCCCGGCATACGGAGTTCGCGACGTTAACCGACGATGAGGTGCTCCGCCGTACTGGGGGACGCATGCCCCGGTTTGTCCCCGGCCCGGATGAAGATCCCGTCAGCGCCCGCATGAACGAGCTGCAGGGCCATGAGATCATCTCCGTGATGAAGGAGGCTGCGGGGGAAATGCATCTCATCGCAGAGATCATGGGAAACATGCCGGACTACATGCGCCGCACGCTGGATGACCTGGGGGTGGCCAATCTCGTCTTCCCCCAACTTGAACGCACCGACGACCGCACGCTTCTGCCTCCCTCCACCTACCGCCGCCCCAGCCTGGGGGCCTATGCCAACCATGACCATGCCCCCCTGGCCGCGCTGTATGAGCACCTTCAAGCCGGGGCCAAGGCAGATCTCCATGGTGATGCCGCCAAGGATCTTGCAAACCTGCTGGGCTTCGCCGGATGGTCGGCACCAGCACCCGACACGCTGACGGATGAACTCCTCCTGGCCCTCCAGGAGGCACTCTTCAAGACTCCGTGCGACCTCACCGTGCTCATGAGCAGCGACCTCCTCGGCACTCCACAACGATTCAACCTCCCCGGAAGCTATGGCACAGAGACTTGGAACGAGCGGCTGGATCACCCGCTTTCCACCTTCGCCAAGCACCCCGTCTTCGGTCCGCGCATCTCCCGGGTCCGAGAGTTAATTCAACGAACCCACCGCCTGCCAGAACAAGGTTGA
- a CDS encoding L,D-transpeptidase — MKSWPCNLVAGTLLLISGACNVCVAQVPEFYYTAETESMLRLQVFLDRAGYGPGKIDGKGGLFTQTAREIYERVHGPVPRQEPEVDATTASVGPEGSSALTHYVVTKEDAALVGDVPAKPEDQAEREWLPYASLVEAVAEKFHCDEKFFRQLNGGKTDALKEGDEVLVPKVEPFDVNTVKTFAPGHAMPEGQGKTLVRVLSSNNMLEVVQGDKIAAAFPVTIGSTETGTPTGIWTIEGMERFPKFRRDEKMLKEGERSGKFLMIPPGPNNDVGVIWIELDRKGLGIHGTKAPDSIGRADSHGCIRLANWDVLRLAGLVKAGVKVEVK, encoded by the coding sequence ATGAAATCATGGCCCTGCAATCTCGTGGCTGGCACCCTGCTCCTCATTTCCGGTGCATGCAATGTCTGCGTGGCCCAGGTGCCTGAGTTCTATTATACTGCGGAGACTGAGTCCATGCTCAGGCTACAGGTGTTTCTGGATCGGGCTGGCTATGGGCCGGGGAAGATCGACGGCAAAGGCGGCCTGTTCACGCAGACCGCCCGTGAGATTTACGAGCGAGTCCACGGCCCCGTACCCCGGCAGGAACCCGAGGTGGATGCCACCACTGCGAGTGTGGGTCCAGAGGGGTCATCAGCCCTCACACACTATGTGGTGACCAAGGAGGATGCGGCTCTGGTGGGGGATGTCCCGGCAAAGCCGGAGGATCAGGCGGAACGGGAGTGGTTGCCGTATGCCAGCCTGGTCGAGGCGGTGGCTGAGAAGTTCCACTGCGACGAGAAATTTTTCCGCCAGCTCAACGGGGGCAAGACAGATGCTCTCAAGGAAGGTGATGAGGTGCTGGTTCCCAAGGTGGAGCCCTTTGACGTTAACACGGTGAAGACTTTTGCACCCGGCCATGCCATGCCCGAGGGACAGGGGAAAACGCTGGTGCGAGTGCTCAGCAGCAACAACATGCTGGAGGTGGTTCAAGGAGACAAGATTGCCGCGGCGTTCCCCGTGACAATTGGCTCAACGGAAACCGGCACGCCGACGGGGATCTGGACGATCGAGGGCATGGAGAGGTTTCCCAAGTTCCGTCGCGACGAAAAGATGCTCAAAGAAGGGGAGCGCAGCGGTAAGTTCCTGATGATTCCGCCCGGCCCCAACAATGATGTGGGAGTGATCTGGATTGAGCTGGATCGCAAAGGCTTGGGCATCCACGGGACCAAGGCCCCGGACTCGATCGGCCGGGCAGACAGCCATGGGTGCATCCGTCTTGCCAACTGGGATGTCCTTCGCCTCGCCGGTCTGGTCAAGGCCGGGGTGAAGGTGGAGGTGAAGTAG
- the glgX gene encoding glycogen debranching protein GlgX, protein MFPTRSPIRPGIHFPLGATAGLDGTNFAIYSAHATRMELCLFDGPKLQRETRISLPECTDHVWHGFVPGVKAGQVYGYRAHGPYEPEMGHRFNPQKVLLDPYAKAIGRPMVRWGPSLFGYRTGAAREDLSIDRKNSAHLAPLGMVMDTRFDWGGDEPPRVPWRETVIYEAHVKGFTKNLAALPEHLRGTYAGLASDQAIRFLKDLGITTVELLPVHHHLDDAFLLENGRTNYWGYNTLSFFAFEPEYAASRDPHEAMREFKGMVKRLHQAGLEVILDVVYNHTAEGSQRGPTLSLRGLDNASYYRLSPASARYCEDFTGCGNTVNTMNPAGLRLVMDSLRYWVTEMHVDGFRFDLASALAREAHGWDKHGSFFDAIGQDPVLSQVKLIAEPWDIGMGGYQVGNYPTGWAEWNGRYRDQIRRFWKGVDVANDAAFRFSGSADLYNHSGRHPQASINFITAHDGFCLRDLVSYNDKHNERNGEDNRDGANDNESWNCGHEGDPAPPEVQALRKQQAKNFIATLFLSQGAPMLVAGDERWHTQQGNNNTYCQDNELTWLSWDWQDDAVEMRDFTRSVIALRREEAVLSRKYFLTGQSHGPNLPKDVIWWNPEGREMEGRDWEAGFTRCFGMLLPGAALQLKHEDGSLLRSNTVLVLINGHYEDLTMVLPATDGTGDWTFRLTTCDRVPRENFVSGAEVNLPARSLTVFTSAPE, encoded by the coding sequence ATGTTCCCTACTCGATCTCCCATCCGTCCCGGAATCCACTTCCCACTAGGTGCCACTGCCGGACTGGACGGCACCAATTTTGCCATCTACTCCGCTCATGCCACCCGCATGGAGCTGTGCCTCTTCGATGGGCCCAAGCTACAACGGGAGACGCGCATCTCCCTGCCCGAGTGCACGGATCACGTCTGGCACGGCTTTGTTCCCGGCGTCAAGGCCGGCCAGGTGTATGGCTACCGGGCGCACGGTCCCTATGAGCCCGAGATGGGCCACCGGTTCAACCCCCAAAAGGTCCTGCTTGACCCCTATGCCAAGGCCATAGGTCGACCCATGGTCCGCTGGGGCCCCTCCCTCTTCGGCTACCGTACCGGGGCTGCCAGGGAGGACCTGAGCATTGACCGGAAAAACTCTGCGCATCTGGCGCCTCTGGGCATGGTGATGGACACACGCTTCGACTGGGGGGGCGACGAACCGCCCCGCGTGCCCTGGAGGGAGACCGTCATCTATGAGGCCCACGTGAAGGGTTTTACCAAGAACCTGGCCGCCCTTCCGGAACATCTTCGCGGCACTTACGCTGGCCTCGCTTCAGATCAGGCCATCCGGTTCCTGAAGGATCTGGGCATCACCACGGTGGAGCTTTTGCCGGTGCACCACCACCTGGATGACGCCTTCCTCCTGGAGAACGGCCGGACGAACTATTGGGGCTACAACACACTCTCTTTCTTTGCCTTTGAGCCGGAATACGCCGCCTCCCGTGATCCCCATGAAGCCATGCGCGAATTCAAAGGCATGGTGAAACGGCTTCATCAAGCCGGGCTGGAGGTGATACTGGATGTCGTGTACAATCACACTGCGGAAGGCAGCCAGCGCGGGCCCACCCTCTCTTTGCGCGGGCTGGACAACGCCTCTTATTACCGGCTCTCACCGGCCTCCGCCCGCTACTGCGAAGACTTCACCGGCTGCGGAAACACTGTCAACACCATGAACCCCGCCGGACTCCGGCTCGTGATGGACAGCCTCCGCTACTGGGTGACGGAGATGCATGTGGATGGCTTCCGCTTTGACCTGGCCAGCGCCCTGGCCCGTGAGGCGCATGGCTGGGACAAGCATGGATCCTTCTTTGATGCCATCGGCCAGGATCCCGTGCTCAGCCAGGTCAAGCTCATCGCCGAACCCTGGGATATCGGCATGGGCGGCTACCAGGTGGGCAACTACCCCACAGGATGGGCGGAGTGGAACGGCCGCTATCGCGACCAGATCCGCCGCTTCTGGAAAGGCGTGGATGTCGCCAACGACGCCGCCTTCCGCTTCAGCGGCAGCGCGGATCTCTACAACCATAGCGGACGGCATCCCCAGGCCAGCATCAACTTCATCACTGCCCACGATGGCTTCTGCCTGCGCGATCTGGTGAGCTACAATGACAAGCACAATGAGCGCAACGGGGAGGACAACCGCGACGGAGCCAACGATAACGAGAGCTGGAACTGCGGACATGAGGGTGACCCCGCCCCGCCGGAGGTGCAGGCACTCAGGAAACAACAGGCCAAAAACTTCATCGCCACCCTCTTCCTCTCGCAGGGTGCCCCCATGCTCGTGGCCGGGGACGAACGCTGGCACACCCAGCAAGGCAACAACAACACCTACTGCCAGGACAATGAACTGACCTGGCTGTCCTGGGACTGGCAGGACGACGCGGTCGAGATGCGGGACTTCACCCGCAGCGTCATCGCTCTGCGTCGGGAGGAAGCCGTCCTCTCCCGCAAGTACTTCCTCACCGGACAGTCCCATGGCCCCAATCTGCCCAAGGACGTCATCTGGTGGAACCCTGAAGGCAGGGAAATGGAAGGAAGGGACTGGGAGGCAGGATTCACCCGATGCTTCGGCATGCTTCTGCCCGGAGCCGCCCTGCAGTTGAAGCACGAGGACGGCTCCCTGCTAAGGAGCAATACCGTGCTCGTACTGATCAACGGGCACTATGAAGATCTCACCATGGTGTTGCCCGCCACAGACGGCACAGGGGACTGGACCTTCCGTCTTACCACCTGCGACCGCGTGCCAAGGGAGAATTTCGTGAGCGGAGCTGAGGTCAATCTCCCGGCACGGAGCCTGACTGTCTTCACCTCCGCGCCTGAATGA
- a CDS encoding HD domain-containing protein, with the protein MTLLSSMPLQAHANPVVGMAQFLYLDSTDSDVLKAASFANRHLDGFRRSDPDEPEADHAYRVANIVHNVLLLDAPEYSVVALLHDVLEKTPTDPGLVEAVFGTSVALAVQALTRQEEMPEADYITQVLQGSDVAVAVKVADLMDNLIARLHSPDLIHTIENAILFLEAMKRAPLPVNLRVARQMLANTILQVKP; encoded by the coding sequence ATGACCCTTCTATCCAGCATGCCCCTCCAGGCCCACGCCAATCCTGTGGTAGGGATGGCGCAATTCCTCTACCTTGATTCCACCGACTCTGATGTGCTGAAGGCAGCGTCCTTCGCCAATCGCCATCTGGATGGATTCCGCCGCAGTGATCCTGACGAACCGGAGGCGGATCATGCCTATCGCGTGGCCAATATTGTTCACAACGTCCTCTTGCTGGATGCTCCCGAGTATTCAGTGGTGGCCCTGCTGCATGATGTGCTGGAGAAGACTCCCACAGACCCCGGTCTGGTGGAGGCCGTTTTCGGTACCAGTGTGGCCTTGGCAGTGCAGGCTCTCACCCGTCAGGAAGAGATGCCTGAAGCTGACTACATCACCCAGGTGCTGCAAGGCTCGGATGTGGCAGTGGCGGTGAAGGTGGCAGATCTGATGGACAATCTAATTGCCCGGCTCCACTCGCCCGACCTGATCCACACCATCGAGAACGCCATTTTGTTCCTCGAAGCCATGAAACGTGCTCCTTTGCCTGTGAATCTCCGGGTGGCGCGGCAGATGCTGGCAAATACCATCCTGCAGGTAAAGCCGTAA
- a CDS encoding efflux RND transporter permease subunit: MAQFFINRRVFAMVISILILLVGWLGLRSLPIARYPDMTPPTIQVTATYPGASSKVVEETVTTPLEQEINGAEDMLYMSSGSTSDGQSSIKVTFKVGKNIDDAAVDVQNRVARAQPKLPTDVTKNGITVTKQSPDMLLVFALSSPDGTYDDLFLNNYAFLNLQSELARVQGVGAVQIFTQKDYSMRVWLQPDKLAKLGLTANDVSKALAEQNVQAAAGQIGAPPAEKGTEFQFSVNVKGRLVQPDEFGEIVLTTLADGTVVRLRDVARTELGGKDYASFGRINGSPAALIGIFQLPTANALDTAEACKKRMNELATAFPSGMEVKVSFDTTLFVTASIEEVIHTLAEAFVLVVVVVFIFLGNWRATLIPMLAVPVSLIGTFAIFGPLGFTINTLTLFAMVLAIGLVVDDAIVVVEAVEHHIEKGLSPLAATRKAMHEVSGPVIAIALVLCSVFVPVSFMGGITGKLYQQFAITLSVSVMLSALVALTLTPALCVMLLRHREPPRGPLGRGLAAFNRWFDRVTGHYVSICRWLIRYAVIALVLLAGLYAGTFGLLKQLPTSFLPDEDMGYLFVITTLPDGASQERTDKVLRKVEDILAKTPGVSDVITIGSLNLLSGARSSNAGVCIVSLKDWKERPDPSEQVAQIVPAIYAKVSQIPEAMIIPTSPPPIQGLGNAGGVQFELQDRSGRSPEELQEVSNKMLAAASQRPDLARVFSFYSTQVPQTFVDLDRDKIKTLGVPLDSVFGALQSYLGGLYVNDLTLFGRSFQVKVQAEPAYRMVPEDIYNIYVRSADGSMVPFSTFAKVESSTGADLLPHFNLYRTSEITATGAPGVSSGQVIEAMEELAKENLPDGYGYEWTGTALQEKQAAGQQGIILGLALLFVFLVLAAQYESWAVPFAVLFGLPIGVFGAFFGAWMRGLTNDVYVQIGLVMLIGLAAKNAILIVEFAKVRREAGMGIEEAALEGAKLRLRPIIMTSLAFILGVVPLVLSSGAGAASRQSLGTAVCFGMTAATLIGVFFIPWLYKEVQTLAEKISGPPKKEAEAETPSAAVPGHAG; encoded by the coding sequence ATGGCCCAGTTCTTCATCAACCGTCGCGTGTTCGCGATGGTCATCTCGATTTTGATCCTGCTGGTAGGCTGGCTGGGGTTGCGCTCGCTGCCCATCGCCCGCTACCCCGACATGACGCCCCCCACCATTCAGGTGACCGCCACCTACCCGGGGGCGAGCTCGAAGGTGGTGGAGGAGACGGTCACCACCCCGCTGGAGCAGGAAATCAACGGCGCGGAGGACATGCTCTACATGTCCAGCGGAAGCACCAGTGATGGCCAGAGCTCCATCAAGGTGACGTTCAAGGTGGGCAAGAACATCGACGATGCAGCCGTGGATGTGCAGAACCGCGTGGCCCGGGCCCAGCCCAAACTGCCCACGGATGTGACAAAAAACGGCATCACCGTGACCAAGCAGTCTCCAGACATGCTGCTGGTCTTTGCTCTCAGCTCACCAGACGGCACCTATGATGACCTCTTTCTCAACAACTACGCCTTCCTGAATCTGCAGTCTGAGCTTGCCCGTGTGCAAGGGGTGGGGGCGGTCCAGATTTTCACACAGAAGGACTACTCCATGCGGGTCTGGCTCCAGCCGGACAAGCTGGCCAAACTGGGGCTGACTGCCAATGATGTCTCCAAGGCGCTGGCCGAGCAAAACGTGCAGGCGGCGGCAGGGCAGATCGGTGCGCCGCCAGCGGAGAAAGGCACGGAATTCCAGTTCTCCGTGAATGTGAAGGGCCGGCTCGTGCAGCCGGATGAGTTCGGGGAAATTGTGCTGACCACGCTGGCGGACGGCACCGTAGTACGGCTGCGAGACGTGGCCCGGACGGAACTGGGGGGCAAGGATTACGCGAGCTTCGGTCGCATCAATGGCTCTCCGGCAGCGCTCATAGGGATTTTCCAGCTCCCCACCGCGAACGCGCTGGATACCGCAGAGGCCTGCAAGAAGCGCATGAATGAGCTGGCCACCGCCTTCCCGAGCGGGATGGAGGTGAAGGTGAGCTTCGACACGACACTGTTTGTGACGGCGTCGATTGAGGAAGTGATTCACACCCTGGCGGAGGCCTTTGTGCTGGTGGTCGTGGTGGTGTTTATCTTCCTGGGCAACTGGCGCGCCACCCTGATCCCCATGCTGGCGGTGCCGGTGTCTCTTATCGGGACATTCGCCATCTTCGGACCGCTCGGTTTCACCATCAACACCCTCACCCTGTTCGCCATGGTGCTTGCCATCGGTCTGGTGGTGGATGACGCCATCGTGGTGGTGGAGGCGGTGGAGCACCATATCGAGAAGGGGTTGAGCCCGCTGGCCGCCACACGCAAGGCCATGCACGAGGTGTCGGGGCCGGTCATCGCCATTGCCCTGGTATTGTGTTCTGTTTTTGTGCCGGTGTCATTCATGGGCGGCATCACAGGCAAGCTCTACCAGCAGTTTGCGATCACCCTTTCCGTGTCGGTGATGTTGTCCGCGCTGGTGGCATTGACTCTGACCCCGGCACTCTGCGTGATGCTGCTGCGCCACCGGGAGCCGCCCAGGGGTCCCCTGGGGCGGGGGTTGGCTGCGTTCAACCGCTGGTTTGACCGCGTCACCGGGCACTATGTAAGCATCTGCCGCTGGCTTATCCGCTATGCGGTCATCGCCCTCGTGCTGCTGGCAGGGCTTTACGCCGGAACCTTTGGATTGCTGAAACAACTTCCCACCTCCTTCCTGCCTGATGAGGACATGGGCTACCTGTTTGTGATCACCACGCTGCCTGATGGAGCCTCTCAGGAGAGGACAGACAAGGTGCTCCGGAAGGTGGAGGACATCCTCGCGAAGACGCCTGGGGTCAGCGATGTGATCACGATCGGCAGTCTGAACCTCCTGAGTGGGGCGCGCAGTTCCAATGCCGGGGTTTGCATTGTCTCGCTGAAGGACTGGAAGGAGCGGCCCGACCCGTCTGAGCAGGTGGCACAAATCGTTCCTGCCATCTATGCCAAGGTGAGCCAGATCCCGGAAGCAATGATCATCCCGACCTCGCCCCCGCCGATTCAGGGGCTGGGCAATGCCGGGGGCGTGCAGTTTGAACTACAGGACCGGAGCGGCCGCTCCCCCGAAGAATTGCAGGAGGTCTCCAACAAAATGCTGGCTGCCGCGTCCCAGCGGCCGGATCTGGCGCGGGTGTTCTCTTTCTACAGCACGCAGGTGCCGCAGACTTTTGTGGATCTGGATCGCGACAAGATCAAGACGTTGGGCGTACCCTTGGACAGCGTCTTTGGCGCCCTGCAGAGCTATCTGGGTGGGCTGTATGTGAATGATCTCACCCTCTTTGGCCGCAGCTTCCAGGTGAAGGTGCAGGCAGAGCCGGCCTATCGCATGGTGCCGGAGGACATCTACAACATCTACGTGCGCAGCGCAGACGGGAGCATGGTGCCCTTCAGCACCTTCGCCAAGGTGGAGTCCAGCACCGGCGCGGATCTGCTGCCTCACTTCAACCTCTACCGGACCTCGGAAATAACGGCCACCGGGGCTCCTGGAGTGAGTTCAGGCCAGGTCATTGAGGCGATGGAAGAGCTGGCCAAGGAAAACCTTCCGGACGGCTACGGCTACGAATGGACGGGCACGGCTCTGCAGGAAAAACAGGCGGCCGGACAGCAGGGCATCATTCTAGGTCTGGCTCTCTTGTTCGTCTTCCTTGTGCTGGCTGCCCAGTATGAAAGCTGGGCTGTGCCCTTTGCGGTCCTTTTTGGCCTGCCCATTGGCGTATTCGGAGCCTTCTTCGGTGCTTGGATGCGGGGGCTGACCAATGATGTGTACGTGCAGATCGGTCTGGTGATGCTCATTGGTCTGGCGGCGAAGAACGCCATTCTGATTGTGGAGTTTGCCAAGGTGCGGCGGGAAGCTGGCATGGGCATTGAGGAGGCAGCGCTGGAAGGGGCGAAGCTCCGGCTGAGGCCGATCATCATGACCTCCCTGGCCTTCATCCTGGGGGTGGTGCCTCTGGTGCTCTCTTCCGGGGCCGGTGCAGCCAGCCGACAGAGTTTGGGTACGGCGGTGTGTTTTGGCATGACTGCCGCCACCTTGATCGGAGTCTTCTTCATCCCGTGGCTCTATAAGGAGGTCCAGACTCTGGCGGAAAAGATCTCTGGACCGCCGAAAAAGGAGGCGGAGGCGGAGACGCCCTCCGCGGCGGTGCCAGGGCATGCAGGCTAG